From the Hevea brasiliensis isolate MT/VB/25A 57/8 chromosome 13, ASM3005281v1, whole genome shotgun sequence genome, the window attaaatatgcaatGATTTCGACATATTTTTATGTTACtcttgttttaattttttaatcatattttaataatattaattttttaaaataattacatattAATTGTTATATTGAGTTTcgccaattttttttattttattattttttatttcttccaTAATATATAAatcatataattttataatttatttttattaattacattttaattaaaatgctacttattttttttttggcaattttttatattactaatttttcattttttaataatattttatataaatttatattttatttttattacatccttttctataatatattatgaacacaattttctattaataaagaaattattttcaacaacattttacattactaatttttctattcttttaattttaattaataaattaaattaatattttatttctaataaatacattttaattaaaatgctacttattttttttggcaattttttatattactaatttctcattttttattaatattttatataaatttatattttatttttattacatcattttctataatatattatgaactcaattttctattaatttttccctttcttctatagcttttactaatttttaaaaacttaaactattattttattttatactaaTATTCTCTGTTTAACTTATTAAACTATTATATTATGAGATACAAAAATTATATgacttaatataaaatttattttgtaacataatttacatttataatttttattttctctttcctAACATTTTGTTAATACtacaaatttatattattttttctttacctTCTTTACTATTATacactaaaaatataattttttgtaTTATTTTTCCCAATAACCAATACTCATTTTATCAGTATTATgctattactatatatatatcaACTTGCTCACAAACATACCAACATGcatgcataaaaaaaaatatatatatatattattttcagcATAATAATTACATTAACACTCAAGCATTTTATATATTGCATGTTAAAACTTGTAACGAAAATTTATTTCTTAAGGAATATTACATTTTTTTCACAATAATATACATTATTATCACCTAAGCATTTCATATATTAtatgttaaaaattattaaacagTCAAAATACATaccttaatataattttttttcaaatttcttctttctttgcttGTGATCTACCACTGCCTGCACCTTACTCTTCTCCTTCTTGCTCCACCCGAGCTGCTCCACCAAAATGAGACAATGGATGAGGGAATGAAGGAGCGAAGGAGACGATGGACGAGGAATGAACGAGAGCGAGGGGCTTGAGGGCGAAATGAAAGCAGCAAATGAGAGCGCAGGGAGAGAGAGCAGGTGTAGAAATGGTGATCAGCATGAACACGGGACACTAATAAAAATAGCGTCCCACCTTCACTGAAGATTCCTGAACAGATTGGACGGGGCGGATAAGCATGGGACGCTAATAAAAATAGCGTCCCGCGTGCAGGAAGATTCCCTGCGCAGATTGGACTTGCGGCAGGCGAGGCTTGGGTGGGAGGAGGCTGCAGCGAGGCTCGGGAGGACACGGGACGCTAATATAATTAGCATCCGGAGCAGATGGGACGCAATATTCTTCGCGTGCTGCAGTGGCTCATTCCGGACGCTAATCATTCATAATAGCGTCCCTTGTtcagacgctattttgaataacgTCCCACGCTGTGACCACTGCAACCCGGGGCGCCCCCTCTTGGTAATTTTTTTTGGTGTTAGCCTATTTTGGTATTTTTTCATTATGAGTTGCCTTAGTACGGTCATTTGCCCTGAAAAGCAGCCCCCAAGGCGAGGCGAGTCTTTTGCAGAAAAAATTATATTGTGCATGTTTTATCCAGGCCGCAAACTGCAAAAACTGTACACGTATGCATTCAGTAACAGCCACGTATAAATTGACTAACTATTCTCTATGAATAAACAGCACAAATGAACTGCAGTATCATATAATTAATCACTGTTTTTGCAGCGCTTACAGCTATTTATCGATGCTTATTTCAAATGGGTATATATTTGGAATAAATTCCTTTCTCcatttcaagtacttaaggaacATGGCAAAGGCTCTCTGGATATCTAAATCACAAGCCCGCAGAAATCTTTTAAGTGTCAAGTCATGTTCTACTGATATTCGTCGATAATCTCACTTTATCGCTTGTTAACGAAAGCATCCATTATAATTTACTTTCTTTTATATCTTAGTAACATGGACATTTAAATGACAAAAATAGAGATATTGAATTGATTTTTCTCctacttttctaccaaatttatctttattttccttcccACTGAGTTCCCAATCCAATTTGCTCCGcatttttattgattaaaaataaTGGTATATCCTATCTTTTTTAATTATtgtagggaaataaatttaatatagtttaaataaatttaatatcgtttaaaaataaatattataagcaaattttaaaatatatctaGAAGAGTATTTTTGTGTTCATGAAAACATATAttctatttaaaaaataaacgattatatatatatatatatatgaaaataggATTAATTTATTCCTGTATCTTTTTAGGGGTGTCCAATTTAATTCGTTTTCAATTTTTAGTATAATTTAATTCTTATACTTTTTATTTAAGTTCAAATTGATCAAATGTGTAACTCACTTACATACTTGTTGTTGCGTGAAttactttttttaaatttttttaatgttaattatttagttaattattttttaatattaattaaataattataattagttaatttttttatttaactttttaatattaattaataaaatgaaaaaataatattttatatttttaattttattttatttaattaagaaaatgaaaatataaaataatattttttattttaaataactaaaattaattataatcataattttaattttaattaattatatgaaaataaaaatattttttattattttttcaatttatttaatttatttttaattaattaaaatataaaaataatattttttatactttcattttaattaataatattaaataatattatttttattattttatttaattaattataaaagataaaaaataacattttaataaaagtaacattttaatattaaaaaaataaaaaatattaaaatattaaaaaatggcGCGTGATTGAGCTTATttcttcacacacacacacacacacacacacatatatatatatatatatatataggtaaaAAACTTTCTTCTCTTGGTATACTCTTTTTTTACTAACTTAAAACATCCCTTACCCGTCAAGGTAGGGTAAGATTTTCTTCTGCTTTCTACGACATGGCTTACCTCCTCATTTTTAGGTAAGATTGTGTATAGTTTGAGGGAACTTGAGAAGGTTATGTAGTTTCTCTACATGCGAGTCTATCAGGATGAGCCATTTGCGTTTAATTTCAGTGATTTGAGCAGACGAGCAATTCAGGAGTAGGTTCCAAGAATGGTGCACGAGTCTTTTGTTGGTTTTTCTTCGGTTAAAGGAGATTTAGACATCATGGTCTCTCCCTCGTCTCTCATATGTTGATGGAGCCTGTTGACTTGTGGGAGACAATGATTTGCTCTTATGTTGTGGGTTTGTCCTTATCTTTGAAGAATATTGCCCTAAGCTTGCAAAGTTTTGACAGAAGATGCCTTATTTATCTAGTCTTCGATGATCCCTCCTGGTTGGTCTCGATAGTGCTAGCTTGGGTCTCTTAGGATTAAGGTTTGGCCAGTTAGGTTCTAAGCTCTATGGACAGGCCTGCTTGTGGGTTGAAGCCTTATCTACTGTACTTGTTCTGTTAGCTTTTGTTAAATGGACTTGTCCTCGTGCCACACATGCGGATTCAATAATCTCCCCACGCCACACATGcgattaatataaatatattagttGTCCTCGTGCAAAATCCATTGGCATttggtataatttttttttttcagaaaaagGGAAATTCCAAGCCCAGCTCCAAGTGAAATCAAATCAGAAGAGAAAGCGAGTAACAATGGGCAcccaatttcaataaaattagcCCAACAACATTAAAATAGAAGTTATGAATCATTATAATGTGTCGGTATCATTatcaatgaaattacaatataagaTTTATAAATTCAATGTGTTGAGCATTTTTACACTAAAAAGACTTGATCCCTTGAGAGACACAATCTATCACatcttaattaattaagtttCTGATCAATTTCATTACCACGTAACATGAACATTACAAGAAACCATCAATTTGAAGGATCtatttttttagaattaattctaGACGACTGAATCTTGATGAATGAAGCGAAAAAATTCATGGAAAAAAAATATagcttattaataaaaataaatttaatatgatGTGTATTGCAAATTTTAATATTGAATTACTTTGTCAAATAAAAGAttgaaaattaagtaaaaaaaaaaaattggagagcAGGTTGAGCAACGCGCCTGGGATCTGGTAGTAATCAGGTGGCCTTTCCATCAAACCATAgcaaagattatatatatatatatatttacagagagagagagagagagagagagagtatactaataaaataaataaatgtagTATTTTTGTTTTTAAGAAACAGCGTAAGAATCTTCTTCAATCAAATTTGCTTGGCCTTCTCTATCAATCTCTCCTGCTctttctcttcttttgtttctctaTTCATGAAAGAaactcatttattgcatttctaaCTAAACCCTGTGACTACCTGTTCTCCTGACATTTCAACTGTCTCTCGAAGCCTAAAATCGTCCTCCTATGCTCATATCCCATGCTTCTTTGGGTCCTTGAGCTGCTTCTTTGTCAGATTTCTCTTCATTGTTTTTTCCCCTTTATTTCATACTTCGAAGGACTAAAGGGAAAGAGAGAATGAAGATTTGGAAATTGGTTTTTGTTGGGATTCTCTGCTATGCTGCCTTTGCATCGACTGTTGGTGCTGTGAAGCTGGGCAGGAGTCAACCCACTGAGAGGATTTCAGGTGGGTTTCCTTTCTCTTTATCTCTCTATGCATCTGTGGTGTTGGATTGTCACGTGCAGTTGTTATTTCATCTCTATGTTGTTGATTGATAAGTTGATTTATGCTTTTTTCTGGgtctttttcaaaaaaaaaaaaaaaaaaaactgtgatGTAGGTTTGATAGCTGAATTTAGGGTTTCCTTTTCGCTTCGTTTTGGCAAcgtagtttttgggcatggtacaTTTTTTGTGGATCCGCTTGAGTTGAAGCTTTACTGGAGATTTGATATGATTGCTGGCTTTAATTTGTTTTCTTAGGTCTAGCACTAGTCAAACTGTATTCTGTGTAGTTACATTGGTTGAAGTTAACAAGTTTCTCCACAGTTAACTAATTTATCTGTCCTGAAATAAACATCTACGTAATTTTCTTCATTATTGTGTAAGAAATTTATGAGTTTGGAGCACTGATAAATTCTTTTAAATCTGTGTAAGTTTTATGTGCCTCTCCTGCTGTGAGTATTCGTTGTATACTTGAGCAAAGAGAAAAGATTTGAGCTCAAATTAACAAAATATTGTCTCTTTGGTTATCAAGCATGATAAAGTTGAGGATGAGACTCATGTATCAATATAGTTGAGGAAGGTACTTAAAAAGGAATAGGTGGAAATGGTAGATGTCAAGTGGGTATATATTTCAATTCAAGTTGATTAAGCCATAATTTCAATGTAGTAGAAGTGGGCTTTGGGGTTTGCAGGGGGATGGTTGTATGGTTCACTTTCCTCCATTCTATTTCTACTAATGGGCTTGTGCTGCTAAACGCTTTGTGTTCATCCTAGGATATCAACTGGACACTTGTTCTGATATAATTGGATTGCTATTGAATGTAACTTGAGCATGAACTAGAACTAGATCAATGATTTTAGCCGAGGAAGCCCTAGCTTCATGCTGATAAAAAAgggcaacaaaaaaaaaatcttttcaaTTAGTATGATGGATGGGTGTGAAAAAAAGTTAATTTTGGTTGTATTTATTGTTTATTGTCTGCAGCTGAACTACTGGAGAATTTATTGTCTACTGTCCATTTAATTGGAGAATACTTTTTTTTGTAGCTGATTATTTTAGGTTTATATGATCTCAAGTTATACAGAACAAAATACAAATGCAAAAAGGTTCCTTTTAGAGAACTCCAATTAGTTTGGACTCAATTGAATGGAGTAGAATGTCTCAAATCTCCCTGTCATAAAAAAATGGGTGTCTGAACGGCTTGGATTGTATTTGACATTCCTACTAATCAAATCACATTGCTAAGAGTGTATGCAGGAAGAGAAGTTGTTCTTTCTTGGTTTACTAATTGCTCTTTGGTCTACCTCTTTAATGCTCTCCAGTATCACTTCAACTAAGAAGAGGAAGTACCAAGCTCTGGAAAGGCATATTacattgttgcttcattttgcaTTAAGTTAGAGATTATGAAATCAAAGGATTTTTGTGGCTGACATGTCCGACATCTTTGAGTAGACCTTACTTGACTGATGAAAAGATATTTTATTTGGCAGTGGCAGAAGTGATGAAAGGGAGAAAATAAGAGTTTATTTTTGCCTGAAAGTTACTTGTTTTGCACATTTTGGAATTGTTATGTTGATAATTATTAAATGTTTTAGAACTTTAGACTATCTGTAAAACTTCATGTTATGAGATCTTTAAGTGTGATTGGATTGTGTAACATGTAGGTAGCGCTGGTGATGTTTTGGAAGATGATCCTGTGGGCAGACTAAAAGTTTTTGTTTATGAACTTCCAAGCAAATACAACAAGAAGATTCTGCAAAAGGATCCAAGATGCCTCACCCACATGTTTGCTGCTGAGATATTTATGCATCGGTTTCTCTTATCTAGCCCTGTTCGAACGCTCAATCCTGAGGAAGCTGATTGGTTTTATACCCCTGTATACACCACTTGTGACTTGACACCAAATGGCCTCCCTTTGCCTTTTAAATCACCAAGAATTATGAGAAGTGCTATCCAGCTTATTTCTTCAAACTGGCCTTATTGGAATCGGACTGAAGGAGCTGATCACTTTTTTGTTGTGCCCCATGACTTTGGAGCATGCTTCCATTATCTAGTGAGTCAATCCATTCCTTTCATATTTGTTCCTGGTAACCTCCCCATTTCGGTGACAAGCTGTTTAATGAGTTTTGACCAACTGACCTGATTTTATGGATTCCCAAACTCCTACTATGTTTCAGCTTTTGTGCTGTATCAAATTATCATAATATCAATTTGTACTTTATTGTGTGGTAATATTATGGCAAAGTTCTCTTTCTTTATGTCATTAACTTTTGTTTGATGTTTCCCTCTTCACATGTGCTTTTGCAGGAAGTGAAGGCAATTGAAAGAGGAATTCTTCACTTGCTCCAACGTGCTACCTTGGTGCAAACTTTTGGACAACGGAATCATGTTTGCTTAAAAGAGGGCTCAATAACCGTTCCTCCATATGCCCCTCCACAGAAAATGCAAGCCCACCTTATTCCTGAGAAAACTCCTAGATCTATCTTCGTCTACTTCAGAGGGTTGTTTTATGATGTGGGAAATGACCCAGAAGGTGGCTACTATGCAAGGTATTTCACTTATTGTTTACATGTTTACAGGAAAGAGTTTAGGTGTAAGTGCTTTCCATTTTTTTCCAGTAGCAACAAAGGCTCAAATCCATTTTTTGTTGTGTGTTGGTCAAAACTGTTAATAAGAAACATTGTCTTTAAGGCTCTATTTAGATGAAGTTAGAGGAGGGAGGTAAAGAGGGATGAGTAACTTGTGTACTCCTGTTTGAATTTTGGAAAGAAGTGAATTAATGAATCCTTACCCTTCCTTGCCccctcaaatctcaatttttcttacactCCAATTTGGGTGTAAAGAGGGTAATGTGGGGAGGTAAGAGTTATAACTATTTTAATTCTTACACCCCTTAAATTTACCATTCTTTAATCTCTTTCCaaacataaaaaattatatattatatctcTTTACCTTTCCATTAATTCACCCTTttctaaatatgaattttttatattattataatccTCTTTACCCTTTCTTACCTTTCCATTGGTTATCCTTCCCTGACCCTATCCAAACATAACCTGTTATGACAAGAACTATCTCATAATTTTAACAGTTAACAGAAATATTCAGATAAATCACCTGGTGTTTTATTAAAATGCTAATGAATGCTTTGTAAGTTGAAGGGAATTATCAAAATTCGTGGATTCTTTATTCATCCTTGTTATGATAAAAGTTCACAAGCTAACTGGACTCTTCTCCATTTGAAAATTTTTCAGAGGTGCTCGAGCAGCAGTGTGGGAGAACTTCAAGGACAATCCACTTTTTGACATATCCACAGAGCACCCAACTACATACTATGAAGACATGCAACGAGCTGTGTTTTGTTTGTGTCCACTTGGCTGGGCCCCCTGGAGTCCAAGATTGGTTGAAGCAGTTATATTTGGTTGCATTCCTGTCATCATagcagatgatattgttttacCCTTTGCTGATGCAATACCATGGGAAGAGATTGGGGTATTTGTTGATGAGAAAGATGTACCCAACTTGGACACCATTCTGACTTCAATCCCGCCTGAAGTAATACTGAGGAAGCAGAGATTACTCGCAAACCCTTCAATGAAGCAGGCAATGCTATTCCCACAACCTGCTCAACCAGGAGATGCTTTCCATCAAGTTCTGAATGGACTTGCACGTAAACTGCCACATGTCAAAAGTATTTACTTGAAGCCAGGTGAGAAGATCTTGAACTGGACTGCAGGTCCAGTTGGTGATCTGAAGCCTTGGTAGGAGCTATAACATAcacatttctttgaagaaattcTTAGTATTCATTCCCTTAGCCCACCCAACAGAGTTTCTCAAAAGTGTGAATCTTGATTACCACACTGTTTTAGGGAATGGGGACGCTGCTTCGACCATAAgtagtttttattattatttttttaaacctTTTATGTAAAGGAACTTTTTATCAGGACTGAACTGTGTTTCAATTATTGGAGTCATTAAATTGCTAAATGCGAGCAACTAAGATTACTATTAAGTGCCAACACCCTTGTCATAGGTTATAGattgaaaatatttatttactaGTTGTTCCCAagctataatttaattaaatttatttaaaatatatttttaattattcataattttattaaccaTTTATTTTCAACTCATAATTAGAATTTAATattaatgaataaattaatttaaagtctAGATATGatcagaataaatgaacaatagcAGATAAAAACTAAACTTATTTCATAGAATTAAGCTTAATGCTTattgagatattaaattttaGTTGTACTTTAATCCTTAAAAAAgtgaaaattattatattataaagatCTTTTAATATCTCAAAAAGCATATACTTAAAATGCCGACGTGAAACTTTTCAGTCCGCATTTTAGTTTGGCTCTCTTTGGAAAAAAGGTGGTAAATGGGCTTGTGGAGACTATATGTTAAGAAGCAAAATTATGGGCCCTAAAGCCCATTTTCCTCACCCCGCATTTtccaatataaaaatttaatgctaataaaattaattaaagtcgTCTTATAATGCCTTGAGTTTAAATCAGTAAATAAAAGCCAAAAGAAAATGGGGGTGCCGAGGACAAGGGTGCACAAAAATAGTGGGTAGAAAGGGCTAGAAGGAACCCGTGTCATGCGGGATGGGAAACATGAACATGACAGCCACGCTTCCACGTGTTCTCCAAACAGCCAATTAACACTAGCTAATTTACCTCTCCTCAGTATTCACCCACTCTTATCTCCTCGTCTCTTCTGTTTGCCTACAGATTCTGAAGTAAAGAAAAGAAGCTTAGGTGCTGGAAAAATGTCCCTGCATGCGCTAACAAGGATTCAGGCCGCAAACCCTACACCACCACCTTCTATTTTAGCTCCTGTTCGCAGTAATGCTGGGCTCAGGGCACCATCCGATCGTTTTGCTCTGAAATCTTCCTTCTTTTCCCCATCGCTCCACCTCTTCGTTGCTTCCAATCAACATCAGCGGCCTATTGCATCTGCAGCTCCAAGATTCTCCATGCGTGTTGCCTCCAAGCAAGCCTATATTTGTCGCGATTGCGGGTGCTATATCTTTTGGGTTCTAGACTATTTCTTGATTTGATTCTATTCTTTGTAAAGTTCAATAGATGAATAGGTTGTGATTTGGCATAATTCTGGTGATTCTAGGTATATTTACAATGAAAGGACTCCCTTCGAGAAACTGCCTGACAAGTACTTCTGCCCTGGTACTCACTTCCATGCTTACTCGAATCTTTAGTTTCGAATATCCTTTGCTTAGTCCAAATGGGTGGTGGGTGGCATAGATAGTCCTCCTTATCCATAAAGTGATGATTTCATTGGTTGATTAAACCGTAGGCTATAGCTATCTCATAATGAACATAATGTTTGATGCATGTATGCAGCTAAAAAAGGTAAAGGGAAGATCTTATTTCAATTTTTCTGGCCTGATTAGATTGCTGATGCTGTGAACTGAATTTGCTTGGCAGTTTGTGGTGCTCCTAAAAGGAGATTTAGACCATATGCACCTTCTGTGACCAAAAATGCTAATGAAACTGATGTTAGAAAAGCACGCAAAGCTGAAATCCAGAGAGATGAAGCAATTGGGTAAGCGTACTTCTTGTTTCTAGTTAGTTTTACAAACTCGGCCTCTCTTACACGGTTGAACTTGACATGGCAGGCGGgcattgccaattgcaattgtgGTTGGAGTTGCAGCCCTTGCTGGTTTATATTTCTACCTCAATAGC encodes:
- the LOC110659711 gene encoding probable beta-1,4-xylosyltransferase IRX10L → MKIWKLVFVGILCYAAFASTVGAVKLGRSQPTERISGSAGDVLEDDPVGRLKVFVYELPSKYNKKILQKDPRCLTHMFAAEIFMHRFLLSSPVRTLNPEEADWFYTPVYTTCDLTPNGLPLPFKSPRIMRSAIQLISSNWPYWNRTEGADHFFVVPHDFGACFHYLEVKAIERGILHLLQRATLVQTFGQRNHVCLKEGSITVPPYAPPQKMQAHLIPEKTPRSIFVYFRGLFYDVGNDPEGGYYARGARAAVWENFKDNPLFDISTEHPTTYYEDMQRAVFCLCPLGWAPWSPRLVEAVIFGCIPVIIADDIVLPFADAIPWEEIGVFVDEKDVPNLDTILTSIPPEVILRKQRLLANPSMKQAMLFPQPAQPGDAFHQVLNGLARKLPHVKSIYLKPGEKILNWTAGPVGDLKPW
- the LOC110659717 gene encoding uncharacterized protein LOC110659717, yielding MRDGKHEHDSHASTCSPNSQLTLANLPLLSIHPLLSPRLFCLPTDSEVKKRSLGAGKMSLHALTRIQAANPTPPPSILAPVRSNAGLRAPSDRFALKSSFFSPSLHLFVASNQHQRPIASAAPRFSMRVASKQAYICRDCGYIYNERTPFEKLPDKYFCPVCGAPKRRFRPYAPSVTKNANETDVRKARKAEIQRDEAIGRALPIAIVVGVAALAGLYFYLNSSFQG